The Nitrospiraceae bacterium genome window below encodes:
- a CDS encoding helix-turn-helix domain-containing protein: MTPRIDNHLSRLREAKGLTRAQLAAQSGVTRQAIHAIETGQYLPTTAVSLQLARVLACHVEDLFSLTDAEEIIEGVIARDSPDSAVGQSRRRVKVARVGSRFVVRPVVDLGEVLNYTVAADGLLVDPLPHRGKAGAHSARVRLLRDRRAIEQEISVAGCDPSIFLLGEHLRRYKDACSVVGWTLGSTAALDALKRGEVHVAGVHVVDQSGESNLPYLRRHLKGTNYLVMTFAVWEEGLLVAARNPRGISGVADLVRPDVALINREEGSGARLLLDQRLAASGIAAAAIRGYQSVARSHVHVARLIAEGRADVGVGVRAAAQLFDLDFLPLQHARYDLVLPKAYLQDHPAIESFLDILTSRPFRTEVGALGGYDTSEMGTVRELSAKR; this comes from the coding sequence GTGACGCCCAGGATTGATAACCACCTCAGCCGACTACGCGAGGCCAAAGGCCTCACGCGCGCCCAGTTAGCGGCCCAATCTGGCGTCACCCGCCAAGCCATCCATGCCATCGAGACAGGCCAGTATCTGCCGACCACCGCTGTCTCGCTGCAGCTCGCGCGGGTGCTCGCCTGTCATGTCGAAGATTTGTTCTCGTTGACGGATGCGGAAGAAATTATCGAAGGCGTGATCGCGCGCGACTCGCCGGACTCGGCCGTGGGACAGAGTCGTCGACGGGTGAAGGTCGCGCGAGTCGGCTCCCGTTTCGTCGTCCGACCGGTAGTCGATCTGGGGGAAGTGCTGAATTACACCGTTGCGGCCGACGGGTTACTGGTCGATCCTTTGCCCCATCGGGGCAAGGCTGGTGCACACTCGGCGCGCGTGCGACTGTTGCGAGATCGTCGAGCCATCGAACAGGAAATTTCTGTTGCTGGATGTGATCCTTCCATATTTCTCCTCGGCGAACACTTGCGTCGCTATAAAGACGCCTGTTCAGTCGTGGGATGGACGCTGGGCAGCACGGCGGCGCTGGACGCCCTGAAACGAGGGGAAGTGCATGTAGCCGGTGTGCATGTTGTCGACCAGTCAGGAGAATCGAATCTGCCATATCTTCGCCGTCACCTAAAGGGCACCAATTACTTGGTCATGACTTTTGCGGTGTGGGAGGAAGGGCTGTTGGTTGCTGCGAGAAATCCCCGTGGCATCAGCGGAGTTGCCGATCTTGTACGGCCGGATGTCGCGCTCATCAACCGGGAGGAGGGTTCTGGGGCGCGGTTGTTGTTGGATCAGCGCTTGGCTGCATCCGGGATCGCAGCGGCCGCCATTCGTGGATATCAGTCTGTTGCCCGGTCTCATGTGCATGTTGCTCGTCTCATTGCAGAGGGTCGTGCGGATGTTGGGGTGGGCGTTAGAGCAGCTGCACAACTGTTTGATCTCGACTTCCTTCCCCTGCAGCATGCGCGGTATGACCTCGTGCTACCGAAGGCGTATCTGCAAGACCATCCTGCAATCGAATCGTTTCTGGACATCCTTACGAGTAGACCATTCCGAACCGAGGTTGGTGCGCTGGGTGGATATGACACCAGCGAGATGGGAACGGTGCGGGAGTTGAGTGCCAAAAGATGA
- the modA gene encoding molybdate ABC transporter substrate-binding protein encodes MRLRTHAIALAFIWVLVVAIGWSPKPAAAQTETLTIAAANSLKDALRKVLPLFEAQHREVAVRIVYGPSQTLRKQIEEGAPIDVYLPSLFEELDQLDGKGLVIQGTKRAYAATSLVLITGTALPAPIRSISELESVPVRRIAVGDPKTSSVGKVAAQFLKSSKLEPKLKSQYVFGEHSRAVLDLVAKGEAEIGIVYRTDVGTNGKVRILDTVPSASHTPVRYGVAAVWTAQNIAAAGDFTQFLLSPEVQSILQEYGFDRVAPEAQPAQPQEVKP; translated from the coding sequence GTGAGGTTACGAACTCATGCCATCGCACTCGCATTCATCTGGGTCCTTGTCGTCGCGATCGGCTGGAGCCCGAAACCAGCCGCCGCACAAACCGAGACCTTGACCATCGCGGCCGCGAACAGCCTGAAGGACGCCCTGCGAAAGGTGCTTCCGTTGTTCGAGGCACAACATCGGGAAGTCGCGGTCCGCATTGTGTATGGCCCATCGCAGACTCTGCGCAAGCAGATCGAGGAAGGGGCGCCGATCGACGTGTACCTGCCGTCCCTATTCGAAGAGCTCGACCAGCTCGACGGCAAAGGCCTCGTCATCCAAGGCACGAAACGAGCCTATGCCGCCACGTCGCTGGTGTTGATCACCGGAACGGCACTCCCCGCCCCCATCCGTTCCATCTCGGAATTGGAATCCGTGCCGGTCAGACGAATTGCGGTCGGAGACCCCAAAACCTCATCGGTAGGAAAAGTGGCCGCCCAGTTTCTAAAGAGCAGCAAGCTGGAACCCAAACTCAAATCGCAATACGTCTTCGGCGAACACTCCAGAGCCGTGCTCGACCTGGTGGCTAAGGGCGAAGCGGAGATCGGCATCGTCTATCGAACCGATGTCGGGACCAACGGGAAGGTCCGTATCCTCGATACGGTACCATCTGCCTCCCACACGCCGGTTCGGTACGGAGTCGCCGCAGTCTGGACGGCACAGAACATCGCGGCAGCCGGGGACTTCACGCAATTTCTTTTGAGTCCGGAGGTGCAATCCATCTTGCAGGAATACGGCTTCGATCGCGTGGCTCCCGAAGCGCAACCGGCGCAGCCCCAAGAGGTGAAACCATGA
- a CDS encoding polysaccharide biosynthesis/export family protein, translating into MIGRIWSMLAGGVMTLAVVGIAFAAEGGSTQSRGGGSKCVGSSCGAAALNADAQGEQGEEPYSLVAPDYMIGPEDVLEITVWQNQDLSKIVTVRPDGKISLPLINDVMAAGKTPARLTKELSVRLREYVENPSVSIVVKDVNSYNVFVLGEVLRPGKYPLKIKTNLLQGIALAGGFTNTAARDRLTIYRFGKNRERLKLNYDDIVVRDDEKQNIELAPGDVVLVPSQKTVLR; encoded by the coding sequence ATGATCGGGAGAATCTGGAGCATGCTCGCTGGCGGGGTCATGACCCTCGCCGTCGTAGGGATCGCGTTTGCGGCGGAGGGCGGAAGTACGCAGAGTCGCGGTGGCGGGTCCAAATGTGTGGGCTCATCTTGTGGGGCGGCGGCTTTGAACGCCGATGCACAGGGCGAGCAGGGGGAGGAGCCTTACTCCCTGGTCGCCCCCGACTACATGATCGGGCCTGAGGACGTGCTGGAAATCACGGTCTGGCAGAATCAAGACCTGTCGAAGATCGTAACCGTCAGGCCGGATGGAAAGATTTCGCTGCCGCTGATCAATGACGTGATGGCGGCGGGCAAGACGCCGGCGCGATTGACGAAGGAATTAAGCGTCCGGTTGCGTGAGTATGTCGAGAATCCCTCGGTGAGCATCGTCGTCAAGGACGTGAACAGCTACAACGTGTTCGTGCTCGGCGAGGTGCTGCGACCGGGCAAGTATCCCCTCAAGATCAAAACGAATCTGCTGCAAGGCATCGCGCTGGCGGGAGGCTTCACGAATACAGCCGCGCGCGACCGCTTGACGATCTATCGATTCGGCAAGAACCGCGAAAGGCTCAAGCTGAATTACGACGACATCGTGGTGCGGGACGACGAAAAGCAGAACATCGAGCTGGCTCCAGGGGATGTCGTTCTGGTGCCGTCTCAAAAAACGGTCTTGCGGTGA
- a CDS encoding glycosyltransferase family 4 protein — protein sequence MSARVLHVLTTTAGGLGQVVYAILDGLDRREFKVAAAFGPGYPMDQQFRARGIEVFPVRMRRGMNPMNLLGFLDLVRLLRRERFDIVHAHSSIAGVLARVAARLAGVPMVVFTLHGYATLDFDRSPLRPLFWTIEKLMDRCTDGYVAICQYVKDTWSGRKLVDPDRVAVIYNGVDPERLSQAVDTVRMRRELGVPETAPVIGTVGLHEVQKGTRFLVEAMPAVLREFPTCRLVLVGDGPLRAELEALVGRLGLGESVIFAGWRNDAATLLRLFDLFCLPSLQEGFSVALLEAMAQARPIVATAVAGNPEAVVNRETGWLVPPGDVEALAEGLLTLLRRPEWAAELGQRGRQRLLDLFTLRTMQDQYAALYHRMLMEKRGGHAL from the coding sequence ATGAGCGCGCGCGTGTTGCATGTGCTGACGACCACCGCCGGAGGGCTCGGGCAGGTGGTGTATGCCATCTTGGACGGATTGGATCGTCGTGAATTCAAGGTGGCGGCGGCGTTTGGGCCCGGCTATCCGATGGATCAACAGTTTCGCGCCCGTGGGATCGAGGTGTTCCCCGTCCGGATGCGAAGGGGCATGAATCCGATGAACCTGCTCGGGTTCTTGGACCTGGTGCGATTGCTCCGGCGCGAACGATTCGACATCGTGCACGCGCACAGTTCGATTGCGGGAGTGTTGGCGAGGGTTGCGGCTAGACTGGCCGGTGTGCCGATGGTCGTGTTCACGCTCCATGGCTACGCGACGCTGGATTTCGACCGCTCGCCCTTGCGGCCGCTGTTCTGGACGATCGAAAAACTCATGGATCGCTGCACCGACGGGTATGTCGCGATCTGCCAGTATGTGAAAGACACCTGGAGCGGCAGAAAATTGGTCGATCCCGACCGGGTCGCCGTGATTTACAACGGCGTGGATCCCGAGCGGCTGTCGCAAGCCGTCGATACCGTGCGGATGCGGCGGGAACTCGGTGTGCCGGAAACCGCGCCGGTCATCGGGACAGTCGGGCTGCATGAGGTCCAGAAAGGCACCCGCTTTCTCGTCGAGGCGATGCCGGCCGTGTTGCGGGAGTTCCCCACCTGTCGGCTCGTGTTGGTCGGAGATGGTCCCTTGCGCGCGGAGCTGGAAGCGTTGGTCGGGCGATTGGGCCTGGGGGAGTCGGTGATCTTCGCCGGGTGGCGAAACGATGCCGCGACCTTGCTCCGGCTGTTCGACCTGTTTTGCCTGCCGTCGTTGCAGGAGGGATTCAGCGTCGCGTTGCTCGAGGCCATGGCCCAGGCCAGGCCGATCGTGGCGACCGCCGTGGCGGGCAATCCGGAAGCGGTCGTGAATCGGGAAACGGGATGGTTGGTGCCGCCCGGGGATGTGGAGGCGTTGGCGGAAGGATTGTTGACGCTGCTGCGCCGGCCGGAGTGGGCTGCAGAATTGGGACAACGCGGGCGGCAGCGGTTGCTCGACCTGTTTACGTTACGCACGATGCAGGACCAGTATGCCGCGCTCTACCACCGGATGCTCATGGAAAAGAGAGGTGGCCATGCATTGTAA
- a CDS encoding O-antigen ligase family protein: MAQQVPLVQTIVVGAMLAVWTCLDPIVSAALGLDWFPFMLSAGLAACGLVGVVVLRGMDGVWRHKELWAIGCTIFAAQFSGVALGKLDALEFAVLVLVVFWLVRAFVEVDRTVQVTPFFFPMMGILFLAIFHFIQRPPVTSYIAIGEKILMFLILVDLMRTRESITITARCIVWVGVFSAVVAIVQFVLFFFWGIVWTIGASEEKAHAMLKPTLLGMVVRAMAFFPNPAGLNTYLLFACALALSFVFLSQGLRWKLAYLSAVGLMAIAVVLTWSAGALICLGAMFVLALFVYRPALSIHISALFLLCGILVYLSGLHKMVLEIVKGFGGKTSGSIRVELLELAMASLERNPFVGMGLQNFGRFSGNLFPTGPWLFKYPVHNAFMQMATELGIVGGVTYVFMVALMSVRLAIVLWGRLDQELKLIFKGMLLGWVALLGHLQTEPMAYESTFWVIMGVMEGAIIIVFKQRREETASIPAASVLASA; this comes from the coding sequence ATGGCGCAACAGGTGCCGCTCGTACAGACCATCGTGGTGGGGGCCATGCTGGCCGTGTGGACCTGTCTCGACCCGATCGTAAGTGCGGCGTTGGGGCTCGATTGGTTTCCCTTCATGCTGTCGGCCGGGCTGGCCGCCTGCGGACTGGTGGGCGTGGTCGTCCTTCGTGGAATGGACGGGGTGTGGAGACACAAGGAACTGTGGGCGATCGGCTGTACGATCTTTGCAGCCCAGTTCAGCGGGGTTGCGCTGGGCAAACTCGACGCATTGGAGTTTGCCGTTCTGGTCCTGGTCGTGTTCTGGCTCGTCCGCGCGTTTGTGGAAGTCGACCGGACGGTGCAGGTGACGCCGTTCTTTTTCCCGATGATGGGGATTTTGTTCCTTGCGATCTTTCATTTCATCCAGCGGCCTCCGGTGACCAGCTACATCGCGATCGGCGAGAAGATTTTGATGTTCCTGATCCTGGTCGATCTGATGCGCACCAGGGAGTCGATTACGATCACCGCCAGATGCATTGTGTGGGTGGGCGTCTTCTCGGCGGTGGTGGCGATCGTGCAGTTCGTTCTGTTTTTCTTTTGGGGGATCGTCTGGACCATCGGCGCATCGGAGGAGAAGGCCCATGCCATGTTGAAGCCGACCCTGCTGGGCATGGTCGTCAGGGCCATGGCGTTTTTCCCGAACCCGGCCGGGTTGAATACCTATCTCCTATTCGCCTGCGCATTGGCGCTCTCCTTCGTGTTTCTGTCGCAGGGGCTTCGATGGAAACTGGCCTATCTGTCCGCCGTCGGGCTTATGGCCATTGCGGTGGTGTTGACTTGGAGCGCGGGGGCATTGATTTGCCTGGGGGCGATGTTCGTGCTCGCCCTGTTCGTGTATCGGCCGGCTCTCAGTATCCATATCTCGGCGTTGTTCCTGCTCTGCGGGATCCTGGTCTATCTGTCCGGGCTTCACAAAATGGTGCTGGAGATCGTGAAGGGGTTCGGAGGAAAAACGTCCGGCTCCATTCGCGTGGAACTGCTCGAGCTTGCGATGGCCTCGCTCGAACGGAATCCGTTCGTCGGGATGGGACTGCAAAACTTTGGCCGATTTTCCGGCAACTTGTTTCCGACAGGACCGTGGCTGTTCAAGTATCCGGTACACAACGCGTTCATGCAAATGGCGACGGAACTCGGGATCGTGGGCGGGGTGACGTATGTCTTCATGGTTGCGCTTATGTCGGTACGCCTTGCGATCGTCTTGTGGGGACGTTTGGATCAGGAGCTGAAGTTGATCTTCAAGGGGATGTTGCTCGGATGGGTGGCTCTGCTGGGTCACTTGCAAACGGAGCCGATGGCCTACGAGAGCACGTTTTGGGTGATTATGGGCGTGATGGAAGGGGCGATCATCATCGTGTTCAAACAGCGTCGCGAGGAGACGGCCTCGATACCGGCGGCTTCGGTCTTGGCCTCGGCGTAA
- a CDS encoding sigma-54-dependent Fis family transcriptional regulator, which translates to MNILVIDDEEFVRLTLERLLREEGCEVQTAVGGQSGIDRLGEQRFDCVITDLRMPGVDGRAVLRWVRERQPDVDVLVLTGHGDVTDAVSAIKDGAWDFLVKDIPFDGAAVTAALAKLRTLRDLRRENFAARQGGYHHDVLVEGISQSWQALKGQIAQVAPSNAPVLIQGETGSGKEVVARLLHAQSRRSTGPFIAVNCGAVSRELLESELFGHEKGAFTGAAAAKPGLIVAADGGTLFLDELGEMPGPMQVSLLRFLDRGEYRPVGSTRSLHADVRVVGATNQDIQELVLQGRFRDDLLYRINTVTLRVPPLRERKQDIPRLVEHLLKILRIPGTTARPCTTEAMEELIAYRWPGNVRELRNVLERLLLLSPGGNPFTAADVRRLLPDSTPPLHTDAAQLTLDTVERLHIERVLEAHAGNKTKAAQTLDIDYKTLLAKLRRYSLDN; encoded by the coding sequence ATGAACATTCTAGTCATCGACGATGAAGAGTTTGTACGCCTGACGCTCGAGCGACTGCTCCGCGAAGAAGGTTGCGAGGTGCAGACGGCTGTCGGCGGGCAATCGGGGATCGATCGCCTGGGCGAACAGCGGTTCGATTGCGTCATTACGGATCTCCGCATGCCGGGCGTGGACGGCCGCGCGGTTCTGCGTTGGGTCCGCGAGCGGCAACCAGACGTCGACGTCCTCGTGCTGACCGGGCATGGCGATGTGACCGATGCCGTGTCCGCGATCAAGGACGGAGCCTGGGATTTCTTGGTGAAGGACATCCCCTTCGACGGCGCCGCCGTCACGGCCGCGCTGGCCAAGCTGCGGACCCTACGAGACTTGCGCCGGGAGAACTTTGCGGCGCGGCAGGGCGGTTACCATCATGACGTACTCGTCGAAGGAATCAGCCAATCCTGGCAAGCGCTCAAGGGACAAATCGCCCAAGTGGCCCCCTCCAACGCCCCGGTACTGATTCAAGGGGAAACCGGATCGGGGAAGGAAGTGGTGGCTCGCCTCCTCCATGCTCAAAGCCGCAGATCCACCGGCCCCTTCATTGCCGTCAATTGCGGCGCCGTCAGCCGGGAACTCTTGGAGAGCGAGCTGTTCGGCCACGAGAAGGGAGCCTTTACGGGAGCGGCGGCCGCCAAACCCGGGCTCATTGTTGCCGCGGATGGTGGCACTCTGTTTCTGGATGAGCTGGGCGAGATGCCGGGGCCCATGCAGGTGAGCCTTTTGCGCTTCTTGGACCGCGGAGAATACCGACCGGTCGGGAGCACACGGTCCCTCCATGCCGACGTACGCGTAGTTGGGGCAACCAACCAAGACATTCAAGAACTCGTGCTGCAAGGGCGCTTTCGCGATGACCTTCTCTACCGGATCAACACCGTCACACTTCGGGTTCCACCCCTCCGTGAACGGAAGCAGGATATTCCCCGCCTCGTCGAACACTTGTTGAAGATCCTCAGAATTCCCGGCACAACCGCACGTCCGTGCACGACAGAAGCCATGGAGGAGCTGATCGCCTATCGCTGGCCCGGAAATGTCCGGGAATTGCGCAACGTCCTGGAGCGGTTGTTGTTGCTGAGTCCCGGCGGCAATCCCTTTACCGCTGCGGATGTGAGACGGCTGCTTCCTGACTCGACGCCTCCCCTGCATACGGATGCCGCCCAGTTGACGCTCGACACTGTCGAACGTCTGCATATCGAGCGAGTACTCGAAGCCCACGCTGGGAACAAAACCAAAGCCGCGCAGACCCTCGACATCGACTACAAGACCCTGCTCGCCAAGCTCAGACGCTATAGCCTCGACAACTAG
- a CDS encoding HAMP domain-containing protein — protein sequence MRRASEGRFRHLSIGKKLLLSFSLIVGLLLFTLGATLFYLSRVNSYVDRHQRITVPAVVTAAAMQQSVAHMLRQVHHLLEHQPAGEQTATLARIELMHGQTVSALETYRASHAARTHPIMLGMLIQHGRGDLADREDQAMAEVADGLNNLAQLHRTMSARGTGPRSGQETQDGIERQYEHTVERLEGSIGILIDVHRLIDVEMKHEGDRLVAEARLLVLGFVALLGLVIVVTYGVMRHSIASPLRRLATTADRVAHHDLTAQFEAWPNRDEVGGLAAALSSMLISLREQTAAIARKTKELEAFTYSVAHDLKGPLREIEGFSSLLEKEFAEQGDPQVRHHIGVIRTSALRLTHMIDALLKYSRLERQDLPRQHFNVLEMIGNLVNDRLSSSQGPRPKIHLNLPFADLYGEPVSVRQAIVNLLDNALKFSRQASAPDIHIGGRQTGSERIIWVKDNGIGFDPEQKEKIFGLFERLHAPQDYEGTGVGLAIVKLVMEKHGGRAWAETTPGEGSTFFLAFPLH from the coding sequence ATGCGTCGCGCATCCGAGGGTCGGTTTCGGCACCTGTCGATCGGCAAGAAGCTGCTCTTGTCATTCAGCTTGATCGTCGGCCTCCTCCTCTTCACCCTCGGCGCCACGCTCTTTTACCTTTCCCGGGTCAACAGCTACGTCGATCGCCACCAACGCATCACGGTCCCGGCCGTCGTGACGGCCGCCGCCATGCAACAGTCGGTCGCGCACATGCTCCGGCAAGTGCATCACCTGCTTGAACACCAGCCAGCAGGAGAACAGACGGCGACGCTGGCCAGAATCGAGCTCATGCACGGCCAGACCGTCTCGGCTCTCGAGACCTACCGCGCGAGCCACGCCGCGCGAACCCATCCGATCATGCTCGGCATGCTCATTCAGCACGGACGGGGTGATCTGGCCGATCGTGAGGACCAGGCGATGGCCGAGGTCGCCGACGGATTGAACAACTTGGCGCAGCTTCACCGCACGATGAGCGCCCGTGGAACCGGACCCCGAAGCGGCCAAGAAACCCAAGACGGGATCGAGCGCCAGTACGAACACACGGTCGAGCGCCTGGAAGGTTCGATCGGCATCCTGATCGACGTCCATCGCCTGATCGACGTTGAAATGAAACATGAAGGGGACCGATTGGTCGCGGAGGCTCGACTCCTTGTGCTTGGATTCGTCGCCCTGCTCGGACTCGTGATCGTGGTCACCTACGGCGTGATGCGTCATTCCATTGCCTCCCCCCTGCGCCGCTTGGCCACCACCGCGGACCGAGTGGCCCACCACGACCTCACGGCGCAATTCGAAGCCTGGCCGAATCGAGACGAGGTGGGTGGCTTGGCGGCGGCCCTCTCCTCCATGCTGATCAGCCTGCGCGAACAGACCGCCGCGATCGCGAGGAAGACAAAAGAACTCGAAGCCTTCACCTATTCCGTGGCACACGACCTGAAGGGGCCGTTGAGAGAAATCGAAGGGTTTTCGTCCCTCCTCGAAAAGGAGTTTGCGGAGCAGGGTGATCCCCAAGTCCGCCACCACATCGGCGTGATCCGGACGTCCGCCTTGCGGCTGACCCACATGATCGATGCATTGCTCAAGTATTCTCGGCTCGAACGGCAAGATCTTCCCCGGCAGCACTTCAACGTGCTGGAAATGATCGGCAACCTGGTCAACGATCGCCTCAGCAGCAGTCAGGGACCGAGGCCGAAAATTCACCTGAACCTCCCCTTTGCCGACCTCTACGGCGAACCGGTGAGCGTCCGCCAGGCGATCGTCAATCTCCTGGACAACGCGCTGAAGTTTTCACGGCAAGCCTCCGCTCCGGATATTCACATCGGAGGACGCCAAACAGGCAGCGAGCGCATCATCTGGGTGAAGGATAACGGCATCGGGTTCGACCCGGAGCAGAAAGAGAAAATCTTCGGACTCTTCGAGCGGCTCCACGCCCCTCAAGACTACGAGGGAACCGGGGTGGGATTGGCCATCGTGAAGCTGGTCATGGAGAAGCATGGCGGACGGGCCTGGGCAGAGACGACGCCCGGCGAAGGCAGCACCTTCTTTCTGGCCTTTCCGCTGCACTGA
- a CDS encoding class I SAM-dependent methyltransferase, giving the protein MSFWCRLKKRSCGEHPREQSRAATDQVGAVLEQEEQVGILGSGVATVKVAQPIAVEEQTRVTNRLVCPVCGGADAARLFVSRDFQFKISGRFQVSRCVGCGLDRLDPMPSAEEIDAYYSRLDLYPYGLARLGRLSRLKALLGRHLVGALYGPRYGVARLLAGPMARLLRKRLLPLEPTGRTLFEVGAGNGAFLQSMQQLGWRVAGCELSRSGVDASRALGLAVDQGTLESGRYPSGSFDVLRLDQVFEHLHDPRGFLREASRVVKPGGFLIIGVPNAEAASYALFGRCWGLLGLPFHLFQYSSRSLETLVTEAGFTVQWFRYIPMPVCWVWSLNNWVNERLGGHADRGVINNRPIRLLAKCLWGPILRLFLLLAPRRAEVVMVYARRRPHQHEA; this is encoded by the coding sequence ATGTCGTTCTGGTGCCGTCTCAAAAAACGGTCTTGCGGTGAGCATCCGCGTGAGCAGTCCCGGGCGGCGACCGATCAAGTCGGCGCCGTCTTGGAACAAGAGGAGCAAGTCGGGATCCTTGGTTCTGGGGTAGCCACCGTGAAAGTCGCGCAGCCCATCGCCGTGGAGGAGCAGACGCGTGTCACGAATCGCCTAGTCTGCCCGGTGTGCGGCGGGGCCGACGCAGCCCGCCTGTTTGTCTCCCGCGATTTTCAATTCAAGATCTCCGGCCGCTTCCAGGTAAGTCGTTGTGTCGGGTGCGGTCTCGACCGGCTGGATCCGATGCCGTCTGCCGAAGAGATCGACGCATACTATTCCCGCCTGGATTTATATCCGTACGGCCTTGCCAGACTCGGTCGATTGTCACGGCTGAAGGCCCTGCTGGGGCGGCACCTGGTCGGCGCACTCTACGGCCCGAGGTATGGCGTGGCCCGCCTGCTCGCCGGCCCGATGGCGAGACTGCTACGGAAGCGGTTGCTGCCGCTTGAACCGACGGGGCGCACCCTGTTCGAGGTCGGCGCGGGAAACGGCGCCTTTCTGCAGTCCATGCAACAACTCGGCTGGCGTGTGGCCGGCTGCGAGCTCAGCCGCAGCGGGGTCGATGCCTCCAGGGCTCTTGGGCTTGCGGTCGACCAGGGGACACTCGAGAGCGGCCGCTACCCGTCGGGGTCGTTCGACGTGCTCCGCCTGGATCAAGTGTTCGAGCATCTCCACGATCCGCGTGGCTTCCTCCGGGAGGCCTCCCGTGTGGTCAAACCCGGCGGATTTCTCATCATTGGGGTACCCAATGCTGAGGCGGCGTCCTATGCTCTGTTCGGTCGTTGTTGGGGCTTGCTGGGACTGCCGTTCCATCTGTTTCAATACTCCTCACGATCTCTTGAGACCTTGGTCACGGAGGCCGGGTTCACCGTGCAATGGTTTCGCTATATCCCCATGCCGGTCTGTTGGGTGTGGAGTCTCAACAACTGGGTGAACGAGCGGCTCGGCGGCCATGCCGACCGGGGCGTGATCAACAACCGCCCGATCCGGCTCTTGGCCAAGTGCCTGTGGGGGCCGATCCTCCGATTGTTTCTCCTCCTTGCTCCGAGGCGGGCGGAAGTCGTCATGGTCTACGCCAGGCGACGCCCGCATCAGCACGAAGCCTGA
- a CDS encoding substrate-binding domain-containing protein has translation MSMWTDEFQHDARVGNVCRVAGRWIPSLALLSAVVLAMGGCGWGLSMTQPTSATRDLIVATSPGVQDAMAQLGLAFEKTHPDVRVRLSVDSSLDLRRTIAGMENRGKSFIGSGPIHFIAPGGDEVITRMEQKYYLLPESKALYATERLVLVAPESLSEAPSSFESLAKHESVRIAVADTTTKLGVETDRLLSALGLKDKRIDRASDRAGILDHMLSGQADVGIMFGQDAVRAQDRVRVLAVAPAAMYKPIPHSISMERYCPDRALCAEFLRFVTSQEGQAALQRLGYGPGKPAEITVHLLGQ, from the coding sequence ATGAGTATGTGGACCGACGAATTCCAGCATGATGCGCGAGTAGGCAATGTCTGTCGAGTCGCTGGCCGGTGGATACCTAGCCTGGCCCTGTTGAGTGCGGTCGTACTCGCCATGGGTGGCTGTGGGTGGGGATTGAGCATGACGCAGCCGACCAGTGCCACTCGGGACCTGATTGTCGCCACGTCGCCAGGCGTTCAAGACGCTATGGCTCAATTGGGCCTCGCCTTCGAGAAGACCCATCCGGACGTCCGGGTCAGGCTGTCAGTTGATTCCTCCCTCGACCTCAGACGAACGATCGCTGGGATGGAAAATCGCGGCAAGTCGTTCATCGGATCCGGGCCGATTCACTTCATCGCGCCTGGCGGAGACGAAGTCATCACTCGTATGGAGCAGAAGTATTACCTGCTTCCAGAGTCCAAAGCGCTGTATGCGACGGAGCGCTTAGTGCTGGTTGCCCCTGAATCTCTGAGTGAGGCGCCGAGCTCATTCGAGTCCCTGGCGAAGCACGAGTCGGTGCGTATCGCGGTGGCGGATACGACGACGAAACTCGGCGTTGAGACGGATCGGCTCCTGTCGGCCCTGGGCCTAAAAGACAAACGGATCGATCGTGCCAGCGACCGTGCCGGCATTCTTGACCATATGCTCAGTGGGCAGGCCGATGTGGGCATCATGTTCGGCCAAGATGCGGTTAGGGCGCAGGATCGGGTGCGAGTCTTGGCTGTTGCGCCGGCCGCTATGTACAAGCCCATTCCACACTCCATTTCGATGGAGCGCTACTGCCCGGATCGGGCACTCTGCGCCGAGTTCCTTCGATTCGTCACGAGTCAGGAAGGGCAGGCGGCGTTGCAAC